A section of the Phaseolus vulgaris cultivar G19833 chromosome 8, P. vulgaris v2.0, whole genome shotgun sequence genome encodes:
- the LOC137824090 gene encoding anthocyanidin 3-O-glucosyltransferase 2-like, protein MNKVARLVFIPSPGTGHLLSTIEFAKLLVERHHHIWITVLVIKQPPHTTPANTDSLHSHRLQLINLPQVSSNSQPIPMREILQLQKPHVKEAVANLPPTPPLAAFVLDMFCTTMIDVADEFHVPSLVFFTSGLAFLGLTLHLHTLKEEENAEFTVSDAEFVTPSFAKPLPKPNLPYMALSKEWEPVFLAFARGLKKARGIIVNSFEELESHAAHSLLNGPQPIYPVGPILNPKPNGHADNAHIFDWLDQQPPSSVVFLCFGSMGSFDEDQVREIARALENSGARFLWSLRKPPPKGSAFTILPSDYAPSDFPSILPAGFLDRTAGIGKVIGWAPQAQVLAHPAIVGFVSHCGWNSTLESVYYGVPIATWPLYAEQQTNAFLLVHEVEIACEISLDYRVEFKDGSAPLLSAQNIEKGIRNVVEMDDERRKRVMEISEKSRKTLLEGGSSHSSLGRLIDYIMDQV, encoded by the coding sequence ATGAACAAAGTTGCACGTCTCGTCTTCATCCCTTCTCCGGGCACGGGTCATCTCCTCTCCACCATTGAGTTCGCGAAGCTTCTGGTGGAGCGCCACCACCATATCTGGATCACCGTCTTGGTAATCAAACAACCACCTCACACCACACCTGCTAACACCGATTCCCTTCACTCACACCGTCTTCAGCTCATCAACCTCCCCCAAGTTTCCTCCAACTCCCAACCAATCCCAATGAGAGAAATACTCCAACTGCAAAAGCCGCACGTCAAAGAAGCCGTCGCCAACCTCCCCCCCACACCGCCACTCGCCGCCTTCGTCCTCGACATGTTCTGCACCACCATGATCGACGTCGCCGACGAATTCCACGTCCCTTCCCTCGTGTTCTTCACTTCTGGTCTTGCTTTCCTCGGTTTGACGCTTCATCTTCACACCCTCAAGGAAGAGGAGAACGCCGAGTTCACGGTCTCCGACGCCGAGTTCGTCACCCCTAGTTTCGCCAAACCCCTCCCAAAGCCGAATTTGCCTTACATGGCGCTGAGCAAGGAGTGGGAGCCAGTGTTCTTGGCCTTCGCGAGGGGCCTGAAGAAAGCCCGTGGTATCATAGTAAACTCATTCGAGGAGCTAGAGTCCCATGCGGCCCACTCCCTCCTTAACGGGCCTCAGCCCATTTATCCAGTGGGGCCCATTCTGAACCCAAAGCCCAATGGTCATGCTGACAACGCTCACATCTTCGATTGGCTTGACCAGCAACCTCCTTCCTCTGTTGTGTTCCTGTGCTTCGGGAGCATGGGTTCTTTTGATGAGGATCAGGTGAGGGAGATCGCACGTGCTCTTGAAAACAGTGGGGCCCGCTTTCTGTGGTCCCTGCGGAAACCTCCACCCAAGGGTTCTGCTTTCACGATTCTGCCCTCTGATTATGCTCCATCCGATTTTCCCTCAATTTTGCCCGCGGGCTTCTTGGATCGGACGGCGGGGATCGGAAAGGTTATCGGATGGGCCCCTCAAGCCCAAGTACTGGCCCACCCCGCTATCGTGGGCTTTGTTTCCCACTGTGGTTGGAATTCTACCCTTGAGAGCGTATATTATGGTGTGCCCATTGCCACGTGGCCGCTCTACGCGGAACAACAGACAAACGCGTTCTTACTGGTGCATGAGGTGGAGATTGCTTGCGAGATTTCGTTGGATTACAGGGTTGAGTTCAAGGATGGTTCTGCCCCTCTTTTGAGTGCCCAGAACATAGAAAAAGGGATACGAAATGTGGTGGAGATGGATGATGAGAGAAGGAAGAGAGTCATGGAGATTAGTGAAAAAAGTAGGAAGACTTTGTTGGAAGGTGGATCTTCCCACTCATCTTTAGGACGTTTGATTGATTATATAATGGATCAAGTTTAG
- the LOC137824094 gene encoding anthocyanidin 3-O-glucosyltransferase 2-like, whose amino-acid sequence MNKAARLVFIPFPVTGHLISTIEFANLLMERHHHIWITVLVIKQPPHTTPAYTDSLHSHRLQLINLPQVSSNSPPNLMQEILQLQKSNVKEAVANLPPAPPLAAFVLDMFCTTMIDVADEFHVPSLVFFTSGLAFLGLTLHLHTLKEEENAEFTISDAEFITPSFAKPLPKPNLPSLVLNKEWEPISLALGRGLKKAHGIIVNSFEELESHAAHYLLNGPQPIYPVGPILNTKPNVNPRNGHILDWLDQQPPSSVVFLCFGSMGSFGEDQVREIARALENSGARFLWSLRKPPPKGSSLSVPPSDYASSDFPSILPAGFLDRTAGIGKVIGWAPQAQVLAHPAIVGFVSHCGWNSILESVYFGVPIATWPLYADQQSNAFLLVHEVEIACEISLDYRVEFKDGSAPLLSAQNIEKGIRNVVEMDDERRKRVMEISEKSRKTLLEGGSSHSSLGRLIDYIMDQV is encoded by the coding sequence ATGAACAAAGCTGCACGTCTCGTCTTCATCCCTTTTCCGGTCACCGGTCATCTCATCTCCACCATTGAGTTCGCGAACCTTCTGATGGAGCGCCACCACCATATCTGGATCACTGTCTTGGTAATCAAACAACCACCTCACACCACACCTGCTTACACCGATTCCCTTCACTCACACCGTCTGCAGCTCATCAACCTCCCCCAAGTTTCCTCCAACTCCCCACCAAACCTAATGCAAGAAATACTACAACTGCAAAAGTCCAACGTCAAAGAAGCCGTCGCCAACCTCCCCCCCGCACCGCCACTCGCCGCCTTCGTCCTCGACATGTTCTGCACCACCATGATCGACGTCGCCGACGAATTCCACGTCCCTTCCCTCGTGTTCTTCACTTCTGGTCTTGCTTTCCTCGGTTTGACGCTTCATCTTCACACCCTGAAGGAAGAGGAGAACGCCGAGTTCACGATCTCCGACGCCGAGTTCATCACCCCTAGTTTCGCCAAGCCCCTCCCAAAGCCGAATTTGCCTTCCTTAGTGCTGAACAAGGAGTGGGAGCCAATATCCTTGGCCTTGGGGAGGGGCCTGAAGAAAGCCCATGGTATCATAGTAAACTCATTCGAGGAGCTAGAGTCCCATGCGGCCCACTACCTCCTTAACGGGCCTCAGCCCATTTATCCAGTGGGGCCCATTCTGAACACAAAGCCCAATGTTAATCCTCGCAACGGTCACATCTTGGATTGGCTTGACCAGCAACCTCCTTCCTCTGTTGTATTCCTGTGCTTCGGGAGCATGGGTTCTTTTGGTGAGGATCAGGTGAGGGAGATCGCACGTGCTCTTGAAAACAGTGGGGCCCGCTTCCTATGGTCCCTGCGGAAACCTCCACCCAAGGGTTCTTCTCTCTCGGTGCCACCCTCTGATTATGCTTCCTCCGATTTCCCCTCAATTTTGCCCGCGGGCTTCTTGGATCGGACGGCGGGGATTGGAAAGGTCATCGGATGGGCCCCTCAAGCCCAAGTGCTGGCCCACCCCGCCATCGTGGGCTTTGTTTCCCACTGCGGTTGGAATTCTATCCTTGAGAGCGTATATTTTGGTGTGCCCATTGCCACGTGGCCGCTCTACGCGGACCAACAGAGTAACGCATTCTTACTGGTGCATGAGGTGGAGATTGCTTGCGAGATTTCGTTGGATTACAGGGTTGAGTTCAAGGATGGTTCTGCCCCTCTTTTGAGTGCCCAGAACATAGAAAAAGGGATACGAAATGTGGTGGAGATGGATGATGAGAGAAGGAAGAGAGTAATGGAAATCAGTGAAAAAAGTAGGAAAACTTTGTTGGAAGGTGGATCTTCCCACTCTTCTTTAGGACGTTTGATTGATTATATAATGGATCAGGTTTAG